The region AAGAGCAGGACCCGCAGCACCAGGGAAAAAAGGTATACGAGAAGCTGGTGGTACGCTGCTCTTTTGGGATCATTAATGCGGAGCGGAACTCAGCCTGAGGTGGCTTACCCCTTCGTGTAAAATAAGCTGAAGTTCTCATCCTGTCTCACCGTCTGCACAAAGAAGCGCTCATAAATGAGCTAAAGGACAGCCCTGCCGGCGGCCTCTTTGGCCTTACAGTGTAGGTAGGCGTCCTGAAAATCCTTCTTGATGTGCAGTACGGCGTCCAGGCCAGAGTCCTGTATTTCTCTGGCCTGGTCCGGGTGTACCTGGTAGAGCACCAGGTTGATGCCTGCCTTTTCGGCCTCGGACGTTTTGCTGAGTAAAGTCTTCAGTGCGGTCGGGTGAAGGGAGGTGACATACTGGCAATCCAGGAGGATATGCTTTGTACGGCGGAGGATCTCCTCGCGACATTTTACTTCCAACTGCCCTAGCACACTGCTGCCACACGCGCCATGAAGACTCATTACCACCAGGTCTCCCATTCGCCGTACCACCAGCTCCTCTCTCATCAAACGTTCTCTCTTTGCTGTAACATAGGCCAAATGTACAAATTCCGATATGTCCGGCTATGTGGCTAACACTGATTTTGCACTGCGCTAATTACTTAAAAAGCAGGTGTAACTTTCTGTGTATGAGAAGAGAAAGTATGGCAAATACGGCTTTAATCTTAGTGAGAATATAGTTTGAACTATACCTTCCTGCGTAAAAATATAGGTATATTGTGCACTCAGAACTAAACATAGCCAGCGCTTAGAACCCGACTCCTCTCAAATTAATTCTCCACACTTAATAATGACTGAAAACAGCACCATCAGAACAATCATCACCGACGACCATAGGATAATAAGAGAAGGGCTGCGCTCTTTATTGGAGCGCGACGGTGAGATAGAAGTGGTAGGGGAGGCTGGCAATGGCCAGGAACTCCTGCAGTTACTGAAGCACACAGCAGCAGATGTGGTGCTGATGGATGTGTGCATGCCTGTAATGGACGGCTTTGAGGCATTGCAGCACCTAAAGAAGCTATACCCTGACCTAGGGGTGATCGTGCTGACCATGCTGGACAGCCCCGCCACCCTGCACCGGCTGATGGAAAGCGGCGCCATCGGTTACCTCCTAAAAGACACAGGCGCCGACGAGCTTTGCACGGCTATAAAATTGGCATCCAAAGGCACCCCCTTCATCAGCTCGGGTATGTCTATGAAAATCGTTCAGAAAGCGATGCAGCCTGCAGAGGCGGGCGGCACACCGGCGGATAGCAGGATGCTGTCGAAGCGGGAGCGGGAAGTGCTGGCGCTAATCGCTGAGGGGTACACCAACGTTGAGATCGCAGAGAAGCTCTTCACCAGCAAGCGCACCATCGAAACACACCGCCAGAACATCCTGGAGAAGACGCAGGCCAAGAACACGCCTAACCTGATCAAGTACGCCATCCAGCATAACCTTATCGACCTGGACTCTTAATGGCCTGGGCACAGGTTCTGAAAGTATAAAGGAGCCTTCTTACGGGTTCTTTATATTTTCCTTGTACCCGGCAAATAATAGTAAGACCTTGGCCTGCGCGCACTGTAGGAGCAGCATAACACATGGCGTCAGCAGCTATACTACGATTGAGGAGAAGACTGGTATACAGTATTTAACTCCTGGTCTGCATGAAGCCAATCCTGTTGCTGCGTTAAATACGTAGTATTTGCGGCAAGGCGGTAAATGCCAGCGATAAAGACTTAAATAGCGAATCAAGTTCAGACATGGGTATGTTAGGTGCGTATAGCGGAGCACATGCCTGCTTAGGAACGGTGAAAGGGCGCTATCTTTAGCGTACTAACCAAGCATTGAAAACAGGGAGTGGCTATACCTATTTGGGTGCTGAGGGTAGCCCTCCCTTTTTTATGCCTCCCTTTCCGGTAGCTCAACCTAAGGGTAGGTATAAACTCGATATGTTATGGCGGCAAAAAGATATCCACGGAAAGTGGCAGTGCTAAAAGCTAGGGCGGTCAGCAGCAGCATTTACCTGCACCGGAAGGCAGGTGCGGCTGCCGTAGACAGCGGCTGCATGCGGGGCAACGACAGCTATGGCAAAAATGGAAGCGCCTCGGTAGGCATCATCCCAGAGCCAGAAGAGAAGCCAGTGAGGGAGCAGTCTTACAGCGACTTCATGAACTTTAACTACGGGGCACAGTCGCAGCGGCACT is a window of Pontibacter kalidii DNA encoding:
- a CDS encoding STAS domain-containing protein; translation: MREELVVRRMGDLVVMSLHGACGSSVLGQLEVKCREEILRRTKHILLDCQYVTSLHPTALKTLLSKTSEAEKAGINLVLYQVHPDQAREIQDSGLDAVLHIKKDFQDAYLHCKAKEAAGRAVL
- a CDS encoding response regulator transcription factor, producing the protein MTENSTIRTIITDDHRIIREGLRSLLERDGEIEVVGEAGNGQELLQLLKHTAADVVLMDVCMPVMDGFEALQHLKKLYPDLGVIVLTMLDSPATLHRLMESGAIGYLLKDTGADELCTAIKLASKGTPFISSGMSMKIVQKAMQPAEAGGTPADSRMLSKREREVLALIAEGYTNVEIAEKLFTSKRTIETHRQNILEKTQAKNTPNLIKYAIQHNLIDLDS